One Candidatus Delongbacteria bacterium DNA segment encodes these proteins:
- a CDS encoding YciI family protein, with the protein MQFIVSAWDGTDSMALERRLAARPAHLELGRRLRAAGSHLYGVALLDESGRMVGSVIIAEYASRAELDAWLAEEPYVTEKVWEKVDVRACRVGPSFVDPPAAV; encoded by the coding sequence ATGCAATTCATCGTCAGCGCCTGGGACGGCACGGACTCCATGGCCCTGGAACGGCGTCTGGCCGCGCGTCCCGCCCACCTGGAACTGGGTCGCCGGCTGCGGGCCGCAGGGAGCCACCTCTACGGCGTGGCCCTGCTGGACGAGTCCGGCCGCATGGTGGGCTCCGTGATCATCGCCGAGTACGCGTCCCGCGCCGAGTTGGACGCCTGGCTGGCCGAAGAGCCCTACGTGACGGAGAAGGTCTGGGAGAAGGTGGATGTGCGCGCCTGCCGGGTGGGGCCCAGTTTCGTGGATCCGCCGGCGGCCGTCTGA
- a CDS encoding TetR family transcriptional regulator C-terminal domain-containing protein yields the protein MSRTAHNPEATRRALLESAATQIHRLGFQATSLDAILAETGVSKGALYHHFATKHDLGLAVVDEVYRTPFLDEWRAGLSQGGDPLTDLLVLLRRKRDQASLCTVQHGCPLNNLAQELAGLDEEFRRRIEAVMRDWRLLIQDALERARLAGLLRPGVDPAREAAFVVAVVEGATGTAKTAQDPQLFADTLATLEEHLLALRLRSA from the coding sequence ATGAGTCGAACCGCCCACAATCCCGAAGCCACCCGCCGCGCCCTGCTGGAGAGCGCCGCGACCCAGATCCACCGGCTGGGCTTCCAGGCCACCAGCCTGGACGCCATCCTGGCCGAGACCGGCGTCAGCAAGGGCGCGCTCTACCACCACTTCGCCACCAAGCACGACTTGGGCCTGGCCGTGGTGGACGAAGTCTACCGCACGCCCTTCCTCGACGAGTGGCGGGCCGGGCTCAGCCAGGGCGGGGATCCGCTCACCGACCTGCTGGTGCTGCTGCGGCGCAAGCGCGACCAGGCCTCGCTCTGCACGGTCCAGCACGGCTGCCCGCTCAACAACCTGGCCCAGGAGCTGGCCGGCCTGGACGAGGAGTTCCGTCGGCGCATCGAGGCCGTGATGCGGGACTGGCGCCTATTGATCCAGGACGCCCTGGAGCGCGCCCGGCTAGCGGGACTGCTGCGCCCGGGCGTGGATCCGGCGCGCGAGGCGGCCTTCGTGGTGGCCGTGGTGGAAGGCGCCACGGGCACGGCCAAGACCGCGCAGGATCCGCAGCTCTTCGCCGACACCCTGGCCACCCTGGAAGAACACCTGCTGGCTCTGCGCCTGCGCAGCGCCTGA
- a CDS encoding DUF2721 domain-containing protein, with the protein MEDFSHLLQATLTPVALISGVGLLLLSMTNRYNHALDRIRHLLKEKQAQPMADWRKVDLSIGIIYGRCKIMRKAILCVSSSIVSSGAMIFATALEGLGGLELGWLKALLLMVSIGLVVVASILFVIEVGYSLRAITLEIEPGLPANTTRGTE; encoded by the coding sequence ATGGAAGACTTCAGCCACCTGCTCCAGGCCACGCTCACGCCCGTGGCGCTCATCTCCGGCGTGGGTCTGCTGCTGCTCAGCATGACCAACCGCTACAACCACGCGCTGGACCGCATCCGCCACCTGCTCAAGGAAAAGCAGGCCCAACCGATGGCGGACTGGCGCAAGGTGGACCTGTCCATCGGGATCATCTACGGGCGCTGCAAGATCATGCGCAAGGCCATCCTCTGCGTGTCCAGCAGCATCGTCTCCAGCGGCGCCATGATTTTCGCCACGGCGCTGGAGGGCCTGGGCGGCCTGGAACTGGGCTGGCTGAAGGCCCTGCTCCTGATGGTCTCCATCGGTCTGGTGGTGGTGGCCTCCATCCTCTTCGTGATCGAGGTGGGCTACTCGCTGCGGGCCATCACGCTGGAGATCGAGCCCGGACTGCCGGCGAACACAACCCGGGGAACCGAATGA
- a CDS encoding DUF4177 domain-containing protein: MSRYSYETVEVEASLWTSEPKGLETTLNEYAARGWRLAHILPPNSGGLSKYILIFERAVA; encoded by the coding sequence ATGTCGCGCTATTCCTACGAGACCGTGGAAGTGGAAGCCAGCCTGTGGACCAGCGAGCCCAAAGGGCTGGAGACCACCCTGAACGAGTACGCCGCCCGTGGCTGGCGGCTGGCCCACATCCTGCCGCCCAACTCCGGCGGCCTCTCCAAGTACATCCTGATCTTCGAGCGCGCCGTGGCGTGA
- a CDS encoding PspC domain-containing protein yields MYDSPRTLRRSSDALIAGVCGGLAEHLGWPPNRFRLGYVLVSILSVAFPGILVYLFLWFVMPGPESR; encoded by the coding sequence ATGTACGATTCGCCCCGCACCCTGCGCCGCTCCAGCGACGCGTTGATCGCCGGCGTCTGCGGCGGCCTGGCCGAGCACCTGGGCTGGCCGCCCAACCGCTTCCGACTGGGTTACGTGCTGGTCTCCATCCTCAGCGTGGCCTTTCCAGGCATCCTGGTCTACCTCTTCCTCTGGTTCGTGATGCCCGGACCCGAGAGCCGCTGA
- a CDS encoding alkene reductase: protein MSTLFESLDLNGLNLANRVVMAPMTRCRADAEHQPTALMAEYYGQRAGAGLIITEGVSPSPNGLGYTRIPGLFTAQHVAGWRPVTEAVHARGGRIFVQLMHTGRASVQVNMPAGARVLAPSAITLDGEMWTDAAGLQPYTTPQAMSAEEILAACAEFADSAALAVEAGFDGVELHAANGYLIEQFLNTASNQRTDEWGGSVENRARFALETARAVAARIGAAKVGIRLSPYGAFNSMQADADTDALYSLLARELGALGLAYVHVVDHSSMGAPAVPQEIKDVIRRNFGGVVILSGGYDLARAQAELAADKGELVAFGRPFLANPDLVRRLREGLELAQPDFDSFYTPGEKGYTDYPALA, encoded by the coding sequence ATGAGCACGCTTTTCGAGAGCCTCGACCTGAACGGACTCAACCTGGCCAACCGCGTGGTGATGGCCCCCATGACCCGCTGTCGCGCCGACGCCGAGCATCAGCCCACGGCGCTGATGGCCGAGTACTACGGCCAGCGCGCCGGCGCCGGACTGATCATCACCGAAGGCGTCTCGCCCTCTCCCAACGGGCTGGGCTACACGCGCATTCCGGGCCTGTTCACGGCCCAGCACGTGGCCGGCTGGCGTCCGGTGACGGAGGCCGTCCACGCCCGGGGCGGGCGGATCTTCGTGCAGCTGATGCACACGGGCCGGGCCAGCGTCCAGGTGAACATGCCCGCCGGCGCGCGCGTGCTGGCCCCCTCCGCCATCACGCTGGACGGCGAGATGTGGACCGACGCGGCGGGCCTGCAGCCCTACACCACGCCCCAGGCGATGTCGGCGGAGGAGATCCTCGCGGCCTGCGCCGAGTTCGCCGACAGCGCGGCCCTGGCCGTGGAGGCGGGCTTCGACGGCGTGGAGCTGCACGCCGCCAACGGCTACCTGATCGAGCAGTTCCTCAACACGGCCAGCAACCAGCGCACGGACGAGTGGGGCGGCAGCGTGGAGAACCGCGCCCGCTTCGCCCTGGAGACGGCCCGCGCCGTGGCCGCCCGCATCGGCGCCGCCAAGGTGGGCATCCGCCTGTCGCCCTACGGCGCCTTCAACAGCATGCAGGCCGACGCCGACACCGACGCGCTCTATTCCCTGCTGGCCCGCGAGCTGGGCGCCCTGGGACTGGCCTACGTGCACGTGGTGGATCACAGTTCCATGGGCGCGCCCGCCGTGCCGCAGGAAATCAAGGACGTCATCCGGCGCAACTTCGGCGGCGTGGTGATCCTCTCCGGCGGTTACGACCTGGCCCGCGCCCAGGCCGAGCTGGCGGCGGACAAGGGCGAGCTGGTGGCGTTCGGCCGGCCTTTCCTGGCCAACCCGGATCTCGTGCGGCGGCTGCGCGAGGGCCTGGAACTGGCCCAGCCCGACTTCGACAGCTTCTACACGCCCGGGGAGAAGGGCTACACGGACTATCCCGCCCTGGCCTGA
- a CDS encoding epimerase, translating into MRVLLFGATGMVGRGVLLECLDDPAVDDVLVIGRRPCGLAHAKLREQLQSDFQDFSTLGGQLQGVDACLFCLGVSAAGLSEAEYTRLTLDLTLAAARAVLEQSPRAAFCYVSGQGTDSTERGRLMWARIKGRTENALLGMPFRGVWIFRPGLIQPLRGVRSRTRLYQAFYSGLGWSLPLLRRCFPRQITSTVDLARAMLRAAREGAPESVLETWRINELARAESARRNDGKQGA; encoded by the coding sequence ATGCGAGTCCTGCTCTTCGGCGCCACCGGCATGGTGGGCAGGGGCGTCCTGCTGGAGTGCCTGGACGATCCCGCGGTGGACGACGTGCTGGTGATCGGCCGCCGTCCCTGCGGCCTCGCCCACGCCAAACTGCGCGAACAACTGCAGTCTGATTTCCAGGATTTCAGCACCTTGGGCGGGCAGCTGCAGGGCGTCGACGCCTGCCTTTTCTGCCTGGGCGTGTCCGCGGCGGGGTTGAGCGAGGCGGAATACACGCGTCTCACGCTGGACCTGACCCTGGCCGCCGCCCGGGCCGTGCTGGAGCAGAGCCCCCGGGCCGCCTTCTGCTACGTGTCCGGCCAGGGCACGGACTCCACGGAGCGCGGACGGCTGATGTGGGCGCGGATCAAGGGGCGCACCGAGAACGCGCTGCTTGGGATGCCCTTTCGCGGCGTCTGGATCTTCCGGCCGGGCCTGATCCAGCCGCTGCGCGGCGTGCGCTCGCGCACCCGCCTCTACCAGGCCTTCTACAGCGGTCTGGGCTGGAGCCTGCCCCTGCTGCGGCGCTGCTTCCCGCGGCAGATCACCAGCACGGTGGATCTGGCGCGGGCCATGTTGCGCGCGGCCCGCGAGGGCGCGCCGGAGTCCGTGCTGGAGACGTGGCGGATCAACGAACTGGCCCGGGCGGAGAGCGCCCGCCGCAACGACGGCAAGCAAGGAGCCTGA